The following are encoded together in the Gopherus evgoodei ecotype Sinaloan lineage chromosome 17, rGopEvg1_v1.p, whole genome shotgun sequence genome:
- the MDH2 gene encoding malate dehydrogenase, mitochondrial: protein MLLARLSGPSAAAALRRGIATSAQSNAKVAVLGASGGIGQPLSLLLKNSPLVSNLSLYDIAHTPGVAADLSHIETRANVKGFIGSEQLPDCLKGCEVVVIPAGVPRKPGMTRDDLFNTNATIVANLTTACAKHCPEAMICIIANPVNSTIPITSEIFKKHGVYNPNRIFGVTTLDIVRANTFVAELKGLDPARVNVPVIGGHAGKTIIPLISQCTPKVEFPQDQLETLTGRIQEAGTEVVKAKAGAGSATLSMAYAGARFVFSVLDAMNGKEGVIECSFVRSEETECPYFSTPLLLGKNGIEKNLGIGKISPYEEKMIAEAMAELKASIKKGEEFAKSMK, encoded by the exons ATGCTGCTCGCCCGCCTCAGCGGCCCCTCCGCCGCCGCCGCGCTCCGCAGGGGGATCGCCACCTCGGCGCAG AGCAATGCTAAAGTGGCAGTGCTTGGTGCCTCTGGAGGGATTGGCCAACCTCTTTCCCTTCTACTGAAGAATAGCCCCTTAGTGAGCAACCTCAGCCTGTATGATATTGCTCACACCCCTGGCGTTGCAGCTGACCTCAGCCACATTGAGACAAGAGCCAATGTCAAAG GTTTTATTGGGTCTGAGCAGTTGCCAGATTGTTTGAAGGGCTGTGAAGTTGTAGTTATTCCTGCAGGAGTCCCTAGAAAACCAG GTATGACCCGTGATGACCTGTTCAACACCAACGCTACCATTGTTGCAAATTTGACGACTGCTTGTGCCAAGCACTGTCCAGAAGCCATGATCTGCATTATTGCTAACCCG GTAAATTCTACCATCCCAATAACCTCTGAAATTTTTAAGAAGCATGGGGTTTATAATCCCAACAGAATCTTTGGTGTTACCACACTGGACATTGTCAGAGCAAATACTTTTGTGGCTGAACTTAAG GGCTTAGATCCAGCTCGAGTAAATGTTCCCGTTATTGGTGGCCATGCAGGGAAGACGATCATCCCTCTGATCTCTCAG TGTACACCAAAAGTGGAGTTCCCTCAAGATCAATTGGAAACACTTACAGGGAGAATTCAGGAGGCTGGTACTGAAGTTGTGAAAGCTAAAGCAGGAGCAG GGTCTGCCACCTTATCTATGGCATATGCTGGTGCCAGGTTTGTCTTTTCTGTCCTGGATGCAATGAATGGAAAGGAAGGGGTTATTGAATGTTCCTTTGTTAGATCGGAAGAAACAGAGTGCCCATATTTCTCCACACCTTTGCTACTTGGG AAAAATGGAATTGAGAAGAATCTAGGTATTGGCAAGATCTCTCCGTATGAAGAAAAGATGATAGCCGAGGCCATGGCTGAGCTGAAAGCTTCTATCAAGAAGGGAGAGGAGTTTGCGAAGAGCATGAAGTGA